Proteins from a genomic interval of Schistosoma mansoni strain Puerto Rico chromosome 2, complete genome:
- a CDS encoding putative brg-1 associated factor produces MSTNHINHIWIAHKSEPTNLRRFLVRKGTDHEVQTYIKL; encoded by the coding sequence ATGAGCACAAACCACATTAATCATATATGGATAGCCCATAAGTCCGAACCAACTAATTTGCGTCGTTTCCTTGTCCGTAAAGGTACTGACCATGAAGTTCAAACGTATATTAAATTGTAG